A genomic stretch from Treponema primitia ZAS-1 includes:
- the oadA gene encoding sodium-extruding oxaloacetate decarboxylase subunit alpha, with the protein MAKVQLTDLVLRDAHQSLFATRMVTADMLPITEKLDKVGYFALEAWGGATFDSCIRFLNEDPWDRLKKLKASLPNTKIMMLLRGQNLLGYRHYADDVVAKFVEVAAKDGVDIFRIFDAVNDPRNFQAATNAAKKTGKHIQAAISYAVTPFHTIEKYAELAKQYADIGADSICIKDMSGLLTPYGAYDLVKAIKKVTDLPIEIHSHATTGLSVATLTKAAEAGAEILDTVISSLAMGTSHSPTETMVEIFRGTEYDTGLDIKLLLEIAAYFREVRKNYKKFESSFQGADTRILVSQVPGGMLSNLESQLKEQGAADKMDAVLKEIAVVQKDAGYPPLVTPTSQIVGTQAVFNVLFGPYNRLSGEFQDLMVGKYGACPAPKNKDVVKKSMDALKLEKEITHRPADDIPPEYNKLEEEAKKVLGTSTVSVEDVLTYAMFPKVAPDFFKKRSQGPVVFKPEAAPAAGAAPAAPGQAAKYTVNVNGANYNVVVAPAGTVAIAPAPGGAAAPAAAAAPVSGGGVTIPAPVAGTVLRYAVGEGDQVKPGDTVIIIESMKMELEIKATSAGPVHFLVPTGTQVASQQPVAEIGGGAVGTAPVAAAPEAAPAAAPAAAAPSGGGGTVIPSPVAGTVLRYAVNEGDHVAAGDNVVIIESMKMELEIKATTAGSVHFLAPTGAQVASQQPLAEIN; encoded by the coding sequence ATGGCTAAAGTACAATTAACGGATCTGGTGCTGCGGGACGCCCATCAATCCCTCTTTGCAACCCGCATGGTTACCGCCGATATGCTGCCCATTACGGAAAAACTGGACAAGGTCGGCTATTTTGCCCTGGAAGCCTGGGGCGGGGCCACCTTTGACTCCTGTATCCGCTTTTTAAACGAAGATCCCTGGGACCGGCTCAAGAAACTCAAGGCCAGCCTTCCCAATACCAAGATTATGATGCTCCTTCGGGGGCAGAACCTCCTGGGTTACCGGCACTACGCCGATGACGTGGTAGCGAAATTTGTGGAAGTCGCCGCAAAGGACGGGGTGGATATTTTCCGTATCTTCGATGCGGTAAATGATCCCCGGAACTTCCAGGCCGCCACCAACGCGGCCAAAAAAACCGGCAAGCACATTCAGGCGGCCATTTCTTACGCCGTTACCCCCTTCCACACTATAGAAAAGTACGCCGAATTGGCTAAACAGTATGCCGATATCGGGGCGGACTCTATCTGTATCAAGGATATGTCCGGCCTCTTAACGCCCTACGGCGCCTATGACCTGGTAAAGGCCATTAAGAAGGTGACGGATCTCCCCATCGAGATCCACTCCCACGCCACCACCGGTTTGTCCGTGGCCACCCTGACCAAGGCTGCCGAAGCGGGCGCCGAGATCCTGGATACGGTTATCTCCTCCCTGGCCATGGGTACCAGCCACAGCCCCACGGAAACCATGGTGGAAATCTTCCGGGGTACCGAATACGATACGGGCCTCGATATCAAGCTCCTGCTGGAAATTGCCGCCTACTTCCGGGAAGTCCGGAAGAACTACAAGAAATTCGAATCCAGCTTCCAGGGCGCGGACACCCGTATCCTGGTTTCCCAGGTTCCCGGGGGTATGCTCTCCAACCTCGAAAGTCAGTTGAAGGAACAGGGCGCTGCGGACAAGATGGACGCGGTACTCAAGGAAATTGCCGTGGTCCAGAAAGACGCCGGCTACCCTCCCCTGGTAACGCCCACCAGCCAAATCGTGGGAACCCAGGCGGTGTTCAATGTCCTCTTTGGTCCTTACAATCGGCTCTCCGGGGAATTCCAGGACCTCATGGTAGGCAAATACGGCGCCTGCCCGGCGCCCAAAAACAAGGACGTGGTAAAGAAATCCATGGACGCCCTCAAGCTGGAAAAAGAAATTACCCACCGCCCGGCGGATGATATTCCCCCGGAGTATAACAAATTGGAAGAGGAAGCCAAGAAGGTCCTGGGGACCTCCACGGTTTCCGTTGAGGATGTATTAACCTATGCCATGTTCCCCAAGGTAGCGCCGGATTTCTTCAAGAAGCGCTCCCAGGGTCCGGTGGTATTCAAGCCCGAAGCCGCTCCCGCAGCGGGCGCTGCTCCGGCGGCTCCCGGTCAGGCGGCCAAGTATACGGTCAACGTGAACGGCGCCAACTACAACGTGGTGGTTGCCCCCGCAGGTACCGTGGCGATAGCCCCGGCTCCCGGCGGAGCGGCTGCCCCAGCGGCGGCTGCGGCCCCGGTTTCCGGCGGCGGAGTAACCATCCCCGCCCCGGTGGCAGGAACCGTTTTGCGCTATGCGGTGGGCGAAGGGGATCAGGTAAAACCCGGCGACACGGTGATAATTATTGAATCCATGAAGATGGAACTGGAAATCAAGGCTACCTCCGCCGGCCCTGTTCACTTCCTGGTACCCACGGGGACCCAGGTGGCGTCCCAGCAGCCGGTAGCGGAGATTGGCGGCGGCGCCGTAGGTACCGCTCCGGTCGCTGCGGCTCCCGAAGCTGCTCCGGCCGCGGCTCCCGCAGCAGCGGCTCCATCCGGCGGCGGCGGCACGGTGATTCCGTCCCCGGTGGCGGGAACCGTTTTACGTTATGCGGTAAACGAAGGGGACCATGTTGCAGCCGGGGATAATGTCGTAATCATTGAGTCCATGAAAATGGAACTTGAGATTAAGGCAACCACCGCCGGCAGCGTTCACTTCCTGGCTCCCACCGGCGCCCAGGTCGCATCCCAGCAGCCTTTGGCTGAGATCAATTAG
- a CDS encoding sodium ion-translocating decarboxylase subunit beta, with product MLELKKNPMLVFKVCLVLVIGAFAINFIGSVFAPRVQAQSAQIADPTSELPSFRNLNGIIPNSSDIPPVTLGSFAKNIVETTSIYAFIHNATTKATPAGTPITVFGWQELLMIAVGFLVIYLGAVKNFEPILLIPIGFGIVFVNIPFAGMGEGEGFLNIIYHAGVGNELFPLIIFIGIGAMTDFGPLIANPKTAIMGAAAQFGVFATLFGISVANYLPGVAFNLKEACSVAIIGGADGPTTIYIAAKLAPHLLATVAVAAYSYMALVPLIQPPIMRALTTKSERLIRMKQLRPVSKTEKIFFPLVVFTLALLLIPSAAPLIGCLMFGNFVKEIGVVDRLSKTAQNELMNIVSMFLSLGVGSQMTPEKFLNPSSLIIVVMGLVAFSIATATGILVAKLMNVFLKDKINPLIGSAGVSAVPMAARVSNKVGLEEDPGNFILMHAMGPNVAGVIGTAIAAGVMIAVYGG from the coding sequence ATGTTAGAACTTAAAAAGAATCCGATGCTGGTTTTCAAGGTTTGTCTTGTTCTGGTCATCGGCGCTTTTGCCATCAATTTTATTGGGTCAGTCTTTGCGCCCCGGGTACAGGCCCAAAGCGCCCAGATAGCCGATCCGACTTCGGAGCTGCCCTCCTTCCGGAATCTGAATGGGATCATCCCCAACAGCTCGGATATTCCCCCGGTTACCCTGGGCAGTTTTGCCAAGAATATCGTGGAAACCACCAGTATTTACGCATTTATCCACAACGCAACCACCAAAGCAACCCCGGCAGGGACCCCCATTACCGTATTCGGCTGGCAGGAACTGCTCATGATAGCCGTGGGCTTCCTGGTTATTTACCTGGGGGCGGTTAAGAATTTTGAGCCCATACTGCTCATACCCATTGGTTTCGGGATTGTGTTTGTAAACATACCCTTTGCCGGTATGGGCGAGGGCGAGGGCTTCCTCAACATCATCTACCATGCGGGGGTCGGCAATGAGTTGTTCCCCCTGATCATCTTCATCGGCATAGGGGCCATGACCGACTTCGGTCCCCTTATCGCCAACCCAAAAACCGCCATCATGGGGGCGGCGGCGCAGTTTGGGGTATTCGCTACCCTCTTTGGTATCAGTGTAGCCAATTACCTCCCCGGGGTAGCCTTTAACCTCAAGGAAGCCTGCTCGGTAGCCATCATAGGCGGCGCGGACGGCCCCACCACGATATACATCGCGGCAAAGCTGGCCCCCCACCTCCTGGCAACGGTGGCGGTGGCGGCCTACTCCTACATGGCCCTGGTACCCCTCATTCAGCCGCCCATCATGCGGGCCCTTACCACCAAGAGCGAACGGCTTATCAGAATGAAGCAGCTTCGGCCGGTTTCCAAAACCGAGAAGATCTTCTTCCCCCTGGTGGTATTTACCCTGGCTTTGCTCCTCATCCCCTCGGCAGCCCCCCTTATCGGCTGTCTCATGTTCGGTAACTTTGTGAAGGAAATCGGCGTGGTGGATCGGCTTTCCAAGACCGCCCAGAATGAGCTCATGAACATCGTGTCCATGTTCCTCTCCCTGGGCGTGGGCAGCCAGATGACCCCGGAAAAGTTCCTGAACCCGTCCTCCCTGATCATCGTAGTCATGGGACTCGTGGCCTTTTCCATCGCAACCGCCACCGGCATCCTGGTAGCCAAGCTGATGAACGTGTTCCTCAAAGATAAAATCAACCCCCTCATCGGTTCCGCCGGCGTATCCGCGGTACCCATGGCCGCCCGTGTTTCCAACAAGGTTGGCCTGGAAGAAGATCCGGGTAACTTCATCCTGATGCACGCCATGGGCCCCAACGTAGCCGGTGTAATCGGCACAGCCATTGCGGCGGGCGTTATGATCGCCGTGTATGGCGGCTGA
- a CDS encoding radical SAM protein: protein MSSKRKLESVFLFTTGKCNAKCAMCFYAGDMEQKAPDLSFDEIKKLSENAGDFNRLWLSGGEPTLREELPEIIEMFHKNNHIKDVNFPSNGIKGELIIEWLKRLRKNCPDLNIAISISLDGFGATHDTQRGVPSFYRAVETLKLINDNFKDDGKVIKNIATVITKYNVEEVRDFVAWIYGRLNVTTHTIEAARGVTRENGVKVLNEKSLRAIQDDVAPYYLLYAKRIGEGMSGIARSLTKFFYVGLMRAMYDIRAQNLDGPTPWGMDCTAGETTLVLDYDGRFRSCELRSPIGNVKDYNYNIRDIMNSDAMKKEIEAIGHGYKANCWCTHGCWIMSSITFNPLKMIGKLFKSNSETKKLNIPVHVDEKSLRDLEAKYHLDTDKLADIGIIQGVKTAGVA from the coding sequence ATGAGCTCAAAACGTAAACTAGAATCGGTTTTTCTCTTTACCACGGGAAAATGTAATGCAAAGTGCGCCATGTGCTTCTATGCCGGCGATATGGAACAGAAGGCGCCGGATTTGAGCTTTGACGAAATTAAAAAGCTGTCCGAAAATGCGGGAGATTTTAACCGCCTGTGGCTTTCCGGCGGGGAGCCAACCCTGCGGGAGGAACTGCCGGAAATTATCGAAATGTTCCATAAAAACAACCATATCAAGGACGTTAACTTCCCCTCAAACGGCATAAAGGGTGAATTGATTATCGAATGGCTCAAACGGCTGCGGAAAAACTGTCCGGATCTCAATATCGCCATCAGCATATCCCTGGACGGTTTCGGCGCCACCCACGATACCCAGCGGGGGGTGCCCAGTTTTTATCGGGCCGTGGAAACCCTCAAACTGATAAATGATAATTTTAAGGATGACGGCAAGGTTATTAAAAATATCGCCACGGTTATTACCAAATATAACGTAGAAGAAGTGCGCGACTTTGTGGCCTGGATTTACGGCAGACTCAATGTAACCACCCACACCATTGAGGCCGCCCGGGGAGTTACCCGGGAAAACGGCGTCAAGGTGCTGAACGAAAAATCGCTCCGGGCAATTCAGGACGATGTGGCCCCCTATTACCTGCTCTACGCAAAGCGCATCGGCGAAGGGATGAGCGGCATTGCCCGGAGCCTTACAAAGTTTTTCTACGTGGGACTTATGCGGGCCATGTACGACATTCGCGCACAAAACCTGGACGGGCCTACCCCATGGGGGATGGACTGTACCGCCGGAGAAACCACCCTGGTACTGGACTACGACGGACGGTTCAGGTCCTGCGAACTGCGGTCTCCCATCGGCAACGTCAAGGATTATAACTATAACATCCGGGATATTATGAACAGCGATGCTATGAAAAAAGAGATTGAAGCCATCGGCCATGGATACAAGGCAAACTGCTGGTGTACCCACGGCTGCTGGATCATGAGCTCCATCACCTTCAACCCCCTTAAGATGATCGGCAAGCTCTTCAAGAGTAACAGCGAAACCAAGAAACTGAATATCCCCGTCCATGTTGATGAAAAATCGCTCCGGGATCTGGAAGCGAAGTACCATCTGGATACGGATAAGCTGGCGGATATCGGCATTATTCAAGGTGTAAAAACAGCCGGTGTTGCGTGA
- a CDS encoding glycosyltransferase — protein sequence MKILLVTRGSQGDIYPYLALAAELMRRGHRITISLPRLFEEQAKALDASYFLQSYDDIAGMVEGNPSTKDLLDWTARVIDSQFDEMVPLLEEHDLLVCSNTEFAASHVAEYCGKPHIRTCYAPLIPGKRVPPAVLPFLKPPYFLVGFQWTLLNAGLNLMVKKNLNKNRAKLNMAPIKDQGEYAPANARNYLMYSPHLGETDAGWNYSWSIGGYCFNDTFPYNEIALKNCIDFIKKDSRPTIFFTLGSCNAEDRDTFCERLFEICCDYNYKLVVGCGWWKVGTHLHNQDNLFLLDSAIPHYFILPECDAIIHHGGSGTTHSAARSGKPQMVVPLLIDQFYWGSRAASLGLGPRSIKIRIGKKALEEKILDLVKSPVYRQNAAVLGEKIRGEQGILNMCEFIEKLALENHVGLKTVNLPQ from the coding sequence GTGAAAATACTATTAGTAACACGGGGATCACAGGGAGACATCTACCCCTATCTGGCTTTGGCAGCGGAATTGATGCGGCGCGGACACCGTATTACCATCAGTCTGCCCCGCTTGTTTGAGGAACAGGCAAAAGCCCTGGACGCCTCTTATTTTCTCCAATCCTACGATGATATCGCAGGCATGGTGGAAGGGAACCCCAGCACAAAGGATCTGTTGGACTGGACCGCCCGGGTGATTGACAGCCAGTTCGATGAGATGGTTCCCCTGCTGGAAGAACATGATCTTCTGGTATGCAGCAATACTGAATTTGCCGCTTCCCATGTGGCGGAATACTGCGGCAAGCCGCATATCAGAACCTGCTACGCCCCCCTGATTCCCGGGAAGCGGGTACCTCCGGCGGTTCTTCCCTTCCTTAAGCCCCCCTACTTTTTAGTCGGTTTCCAGTGGACCCTGCTGAATGCGGGGCTCAACTTGATGGTCAAAAAAAACCTAAACAAAAACCGGGCCAAACTGAACATGGCGCCCATTAAAGATCAGGGGGAGTACGCCCCTGCAAACGCCCGCAATTACCTTATGTACAGCCCGCACCTTGGGGAAACTGATGCGGGGTGGAACTATTCCTGGAGCATAGGCGGTTACTGTTTTAACGACACCTTCCCCTACAACGAGATCGCCCTCAAGAATTGCATCGATTTTATTAAGAAGGACAGCAGGCCGACGATCTTCTTTACCCTGGGAAGCTGCAACGCCGAAGACCGGGATACTTTCTGTGAGCGGCTTTTTGAAATCTGCTGCGATTATAATTACAAGCTGGTAGTAGGCTGCGGCTGGTGGAAAGTGGGGACCCATCTGCACAACCAGGATAACCTGTTCCTCCTGGACAGCGCCATTCCCCATTATTTTATTCTGCCCGAATGTGACGCCATCATCCACCACGGCGGAAGCGGAACCACCCACAGCGCAGCCCGTTCCGGGAAGCCCCAGATGGTGGTCCCTCTGCTTATCGATCAGTTTTACTGGGGTTCCCGGGCAGCCAGCCTGGGACTTGGTCCCCGGAGCATTAAGATTAGAATTGGTAAAAAAGCCCTGGAAGAAAAGATTCTGGATCTGGTGAAAAGCCCTGTTTACCGGCAAAACGCCGCCGTCCTGGGAGAAAAGATCCGGGGCGAACAGGGCATCCTGAATATGTGCGAGTTTATCGAAAAACTTGCCCTGGAAAACCACGTAGGACTTAAAACGGTTAATTTACCCCAGTAG